From Pseudomonas sp. CCI4.2, one genomic window encodes:
- a CDS encoding GntR family transcriptional regulator, with the protein MQDSDFITEKDAVRQLPKVERQRLHDTVVEHLRSFIIEGVLEAGRKLNERELCETLGISRTPLREALKVLAAEGLIEISPNRGASVARMSELEIREAFELMSGLEGFSGELACERITDEELAQIRALHYAMVVCKNQNDLPGYYQRNRAIHDLINQAARNSALCQAYQSLNFRLQALRFRSNFQAPKWDRAVHDHEQMIEALEARDGKRLSAILRHHLLEKRDALMLMVRQDDEHARSIRS; encoded by the coding sequence ATGCAAGATTCAGATTTCATTACGGAAAAGGACGCCGTTCGACAATTACCCAAAGTAGAACGCCAACGTTTGCATGACACCGTCGTTGAGCACCTGCGCAGCTTCATTATCGAAGGTGTGCTGGAAGCTGGCAGGAAACTGAACGAGCGAGAACTGTGCGAAACCCTCGGCATTTCCAGAACGCCGTTGCGGGAAGCATTGAAGGTATTGGCAGCGGAAGGCTTGATTGAAATATCGCCCAATCGCGGCGCCAGCGTCGCACGCATGTCTGAGCTGGAAATCCGCGAAGCCTTCGAATTGATGAGCGGTTTGGAAGGGTTTTCCGGAGAGCTGGCCTGCGAGCGAATCACTGACGAGGAACTGGCGCAAATCAGGGCGCTGCATTACGCCATGGTCGTGTGCAAGAACCAAAACGACTTGCCCGGTTACTACCAGCGCAACCGCGCCATTCACGATCTGATCAATCAGGCCGCGCGCAATTCGGCGCTGTGTCAGGCCTATCAATCGCTTAACTTCAGGTTGCAGGCGCTGCGGTTTCGGTCAAATTTTCAGGCCCCGAAATGGGACCGGGCGGTGCATGATCATGAGCAAATGATCGAAGCGCTGGAAGCCCGTGACGGCAAGCGTTTGAGCGCGATCCTGCGCCATCACTTGCTGGAAAAACGCGATGCGTTGATGTTGATGGTTCGCCAGGACGACGAGCACGCGAGGTCGATTCGCAGCTGA
- the tam gene encoding trans-aconitate 2-methyltransferase, which yields MTWSAKQYSAFENERTRPVRDLVGAIAQHEVRVAIDLGCGPGNSTEVLAERYPDAVVSGIDSSEDMVAAANKRLPSMQFEVSDIAGWKPTKQYDVILANASLQWVPDHERLYPFLVKQLAPGGSLAIQTPDNLEEPAHRMARKIAANGPWANKIGGQLHPPRHSADYYYDLLSHHCSKVDVWRTTYYHPLAGGAQAVVEWFKGSALRPYLGPLDDAEKAAFLAQYLAAMKEAYPVSAHGKVLLPFPRLFIVASR from the coding sequence ATGACGTGGTCAGCCAAGCAATATTCTGCCTTTGAAAACGAACGTACCCGCCCCGTGCGGGATCTTGTTGGCGCCATTGCGCAGCATGAAGTACGCGTTGCCATCGACTTGGGCTGCGGTCCGGGGAACTCCACTGAAGTCCTTGCCGAGCGCTACCCCGATGCCGTCGTGAGTGGCATCGACAGCTCTGAAGACATGGTTGCCGCTGCCAATAAACGACTGCCCTCCATGCAGTTTGAGGTCAGCGACATCGCTGGCTGGAAGCCGACCAAGCAGTACGACGTGATCCTGGCGAACGCCTCGTTGCAGTGGGTGCCGGACCATGAACGGTTGTACCCGTTTTTAGTGAAGCAGCTTGCACCGGGTGGCAGTCTCGCGATCCAGACCCCTGATAACCTGGAAGAGCCGGCTCACCGGATGGCGCGTAAGATTGCCGCGAACGGGCCGTGGGCCAATAAAATCGGCGGCCAACTGCATCCGCCGCGCCATAGCGCTGACTATTATTACGACCTGCTGAGCCATCATTGCAGCAAGGTTGATGTGTGGCGAACCACGTATTACCACCCATTGGCGGGTGGTGCGCAAGCGGTAGTCGAATGGTTCAAGGGATCGGCATTACGCCCGTACCTCGGTCCGCTAGACGATGCCGAAAAAGCGGCGTTCCTTGCGCAATACCTGGCAGCCATGAAAGAAGCCTACCCGGTATCAGCGCACGGCAAAGTGCTGTTGCCGTTTCCACGATTATTTATCGTGGCCAGTCGATAG
- a CDS encoding ATP-binding protein: MTDLHDLQPAQLRRLNALAQFGELALKSPSLDEILQQACALVREALGTDFAKIMMLCDDGRFLKVRSGVGWQPNVVDNVTVPIKKDVSEGYAFGSKYPVISTDVSLEKRFRYAPFLLDHGVQALVNVPILGVEGKSPFGIFEVDSKKPRNFTDRDIDLLRTYANFIAGAVERFRSLDEIRASERALRSSEEHFRVAVELNPQIIWTADAEGRVTSFDQRWLKLTGLSQEQALDQGWLQVCHHDHEQKIADAWAYSIRTKVPYDVSATLRKTGGDYGWFRMRAFPQLDSQGACLQWYGTIEDIEERVRLESALRDWNETLEERVAERTLALVKEQGEREATEEKLRQSQKMEAVGQLTGGLAHDFNNMLAGALGSLELMQLRLAQGKVDKLPSYIDLAKSTVQRAAALTHRLLAFSRQQTLEPKVIHPNKLVAGLEDLLRRTVGPGIDLETTLAANSAIRCDPNQLENAILNLAINARDAMPNGGSLSIRTGRTPAERPVVQGRDFAVNDYVTITVTDSGTGMTPEVMERAFDPFFTTKQSGEGTGLGLSMIYGFVQQSGGHTQISSEMGHGTSIALSFPLHSEVVDESSLMTSAVKALPRASGETVLLVDDEMVVRHVMIELLTDLGYTVPEAIDGRSALSRAEKLEHIDLLVTDIGLPGGLDGQQLAALLRVQHPQLKVLFITGFAKNLQIDENAKPATRVLAKPFSISDFSERIRLILGED; this comes from the coding sequence GTGACCGATCTTCATGACCTCCAGCCTGCGCAGTTAAGGCGCCTCAACGCTTTGGCCCAGTTTGGTGAACTTGCGCTGAAATCACCGAGCCTTGACGAGATCCTGCAACAGGCCTGCGCACTGGTGCGCGAGGCGTTGGGTACTGACTTTGCGAAAATCATGATGCTGTGCGACGACGGTCGCTTCCTGAAGGTTCGCAGCGGGGTGGGATGGCAACCAAACGTGGTCGACAACGTGACAGTACCGATCAAAAAGGACGTCTCGGAGGGCTACGCCTTTGGCTCGAAATACCCGGTCATCTCCACCGACGTCAGCCTGGAAAAACGCTTTCGTTATGCGCCGTTTTTGCTCGATCACGGCGTTCAGGCACTGGTCAATGTCCCGATCTTGGGGGTGGAAGGAAAGTCCCCGTTCGGGATTTTCGAAGTCGACAGCAAAAAGCCCAGAAATTTTACGGATCGCGATATCGACCTGTTGCGCACCTACGCGAATTTTATCGCGGGTGCCGTGGAGCGTTTTAGATCGCTGGATGAAATCAGAGCCTCCGAACGTGCGCTGCGCAGCAGCGAAGAACACTTCCGCGTGGCCGTGGAACTCAATCCGCAAATTATCTGGACCGCCGACGCGGAAGGTCGCGTGACCTCGTTTGATCAACGTTGGCTGAAACTGACCGGCCTCAGTCAGGAGCAGGCGCTGGATCAAGGCTGGCTGCAGGTTTGCCACCACGACCACGAGCAGAAGATTGCCGACGCCTGGGCCTACTCGATACGCACCAAAGTGCCCTATGACGTCAGCGCCACGTTGCGCAAAACCGGGGGCGATTATGGCTGGTTTCGGATGCGCGCCTTTCCGCAGCTCGATAGCCAAGGCGCCTGCCTTCAGTGGTACGGAACCATCGAAGACATCGAGGAGCGCGTTCGACTCGAATCGGCCCTGCGTGACTGGAATGAAACCCTGGAAGAGCGGGTGGCTGAGCGCACGCTCGCGTTGGTCAAGGAGCAGGGCGAGCGTGAAGCCACCGAAGAGAAACTTCGGCAGAGCCAAAAAATGGAGGCTGTCGGGCAATTGACCGGGGGCTTGGCCCATGACTTCAACAACATGCTGGCCGGCGCCTTGGGCAGTCTTGAGCTAATGCAGCTCAGGCTCGCACAAGGCAAGGTCGACAAGCTGCCTTCCTACATCGATTTGGCCAAGTCGACGGTGCAACGTGCGGCGGCATTGACCCATCGGTTGTTGGCGTTTTCCAGGCAGCAAACGCTTGAACCCAAAGTCATCCACCCGAATAAACTCGTCGCCGGCCTCGAAGACTTGCTGCGAAGGACCGTAGGCCCCGGCATTGATCTCGAAACCACCTTGGCCGCCAACAGCGCGATCCGGTGTGATCCAAACCAACTTGAAAACGCAATCCTGAATTTGGCGATCAACGCTCGGGATGCCATGCCCAACGGGGGATCACTGTCGATAAGAACCGGTCGAACTCCAGCCGAGCGGCCGGTGGTCCAAGGTCGGGATTTCGCCGTCAACGATTACGTGACTATCACGGTGACGGATTCTGGCACCGGCATGACACCCGAGGTCATGGAGCGGGCCTTCGATCCATTTTTCACCACCAAGCAATCGGGGGAAGGCACCGGATTGGGTCTGTCGATGATTTACGGCTTCGTCCAGCAATCCGGTGGGCATACGCAGATCAGCAGCGAGATGGGCCACGGCACCTCGATCGCGCTTAGCTTTCCGCTGCACAGCGAAGTGGTCGACGAGTCCAGCTTGATGACCAGTGCCGTCAAGGCGTTGCCGAGGGCGTCGGGTGAAACCGTTCTGTTGGTGGACGATGAAATGGTGGTTCGCCACGTGATGATCGAATTGCTGACCGATTTGGGATACACCGTGCCTGAAGCGATTGACGGCCGGTCAGCACTCAGTCGCGCAGAAAAGCTCGAACATATCGATTTGTTGGTCACCGACATCGGTCTGCCAGGCGGGCTGGACGGGCAGCAACTCGCCGCCCTCCTGCGGGTTCAGCACCCGCAGCTAAAAGTGCTGTTCATCACCGGGTTTGCGAAAAACCTGCAGATCGATGAAAACGCCAAACCGGCCACCCGGGTTTTGGCCAAGCCGTTCAGCATCAGCGATTTTAGTGAGCGCATCCGCTTAATTCTTGGCGAAGACTAA
- a CDS encoding pyridoxal-phosphate-dependent aminotransferase family protein, producing MVKLDFHPAGRHFLQIPGPSPVPDRILRAMSYPTIDHRGPEFAELGLKVIDGIKQIFKTNQPVIIYPASGTGAWEAALCNTLSSGDSVLMFETGHFATLWKKMAESLGLKPEFIGLPGVEGWRQGLKPEMIEARLRQDSNHSIKAVCVVHNETSTGVTSDIAAVRKAIDAAGHPALLLVDTISGLASADYRHDEWGVDVTISGSQKGLMLPPGISFNAVSPKAIAASKTAGLPRSFWAWDEIIEMNKTGYWPYTPSTNLLYGLSEALDMILGEGLDHVFARHNRLAEACRIAVTAWGLNIQCADPSVYSPVLTGVMTPDGVDADQVRKIIYERFDMSLGTGLGKMKGRMFRIGHLGDCNDLTLMATLTGCEMGLKMAGVKLNGSGVVAAMDFLGAQDVPLRR from the coding sequence ATGGTAAAGCTCGATTTTCACCCAGCCGGCCGCCACTTTTTACAGATTCCCGGCCCAAGCCCGGTTCCCGACCGCATCCTCCGTGCCATGAGTTACCCGACCATTGATCACCGAGGTCCTGAGTTCGCAGAACTCGGTTTGAAGGTGATTGACGGCATCAAGCAAATTTTCAAAACCAACCAACCGGTGATCATTTACCCAGCCTCAGGCACCGGCGCCTGGGAAGCCGCGTTGTGCAATACCCTGAGTTCCGGCGACAGCGTGTTGATGTTTGAAACCGGTCATTTCGCCACTCTCTGGAAAAAAATGGCCGAAAGCCTTGGCCTGAAACCTGAGTTCATCGGCTTGCCCGGTGTTGAAGGATGGCGTCAGGGACTCAAGCCCGAGATGATCGAAGCGCGTCTGCGCCAAGACTCAAACCACAGCATCAAAGCCGTCTGTGTTGTACATAATGAAACCAGTACCGGCGTTACCTCAGACATCGCCGCCGTGCGTAAAGCTATCGACGCTGCCGGCCACCCTGCCCTGTTGCTGGTCGATACTATTTCCGGCCTGGCCTCAGCCGATTATCGCCACGATGAATGGGGCGTGGACGTCACTATTTCCGGTTCGCAGAAAGGCTTAATGCTGCCACCCGGCATCAGCTTTAACGCGGTCTCGCCCAAGGCCATCGCCGCCAGCAAAACCGCCGGTTTACCACGCAGTTTCTGGGCGTGGGACGAAATTATCGAAATGAACAAGACCGGTTACTGGCCGTACACGCCAAGCACCAATTTGCTGTATGGCCTTAGCGAAGCATTGGACATGATTCTCGGCGAAGGCCTGGACCACGTGTTTGCCCGACACAATCGCCTGGCCGAGGCCTGCCGAATCGCTGTCACCGCGTGGGGCCTGAATATCCAGTGCGCCGACCCGAGCGTCTACAGCCCGGTATTGACCGGTGTCATGACCCCTGATGGCGTCGATGCCGATCAGGTGCGCAAGATCATCTACGAACGCTTCGACATGTCGCTGGGTACCGGCCTGGGCAAAATGAAAGGCCGTATGTTCCGCATTGGCCACTTGGGCGATTGCAACGACCTGACGCTGATGGCAACCCTGACCGGCTGCGAGATGGGCCTGAAAATGGCGGGTGTGAAGCTCAACGGCAGCGGTGTAGTTGCGGCGATGGACTTCCTCGGCGCCCAGGATGTCCCGCTGCGCCGGTAA
- a CDS encoding MFS transporter, giving the protein MKRFRLRPTSMVLLMLCVMYFITYLDRVNVSTAASGFGAEFGLSNTQIGLVFSAFAYPYLVFQVIGGWISDKYGARRTLIFCGALWGVATILTGFAGGLYSMLAARLLLGLGEGATFPAATAAMSRWVAKEKRGFAQGITHSAARIGNAVAPTVIVAVMATYNWRMAFYVCGAISLIWVVVWAFVFTEHPKDHPLITQAELAVLPAPKGPAPKVPWKALFKRMAPVTIVYFCYGWTLWLFLSWIPQYFLHSYNMDLKKSAVFASAVFFAGVIGDTVGGVITDKLLIKTGSLKKSRSWMVAICMFLTLACLMPVMFNHNMYISMACLAGGFFFAEMMIGPMWAIPMDIAPEFSGTASGIMSTGSAAAAILSPVVSGYLIDRYGSWDLPFVGSMLLMAIGVILAFRMKPENKFECVTNLPSEVDEQHPQRPSVIVGK; this is encoded by the coding sequence ATGAAACGGTTCCGCTTACGCCCAACGAGCATGGTGTTGCTCATGCTCTGCGTCATGTACTTCATCACCTACCTTGACCGCGTTAACGTCAGCACGGCGGCCTCGGGTTTCGGTGCCGAATTCGGCCTGTCAAACACCCAAATCGGTCTGGTTTTTTCTGCCTTCGCTTACCCTTACCTGGTGTTTCAGGTCATCGGCGGGTGGATCAGCGACAAATATGGCGCTCGGCGCACGCTGATTTTCTGCGGAGCGTTGTGGGGCGTAGCGACCATTCTTACCGGTTTTGCTGGCGGCCTGTATTCCATGCTCGCCGCGCGCTTGCTATTGGGTCTGGGCGAAGGTGCAACCTTCCCTGCCGCTACCGCCGCGATGTCGCGCTGGGTGGCTAAAGAAAAACGCGGTTTTGCTCAAGGCATTACCCATTCGGCAGCCCGTATTGGCAACGCGGTTGCACCAACGGTCATCGTTGCCGTGATGGCCACGTATAACTGGCGCATGGCGTTCTATGTGTGTGGCGCCATCAGCTTGATCTGGGTAGTGGTCTGGGCTTTCGTATTTACCGAACACCCTAAAGATCACCCACTGATCACCCAAGCAGAACTGGCAGTGCTGCCAGCACCAAAAGGCCCTGCACCTAAAGTGCCGTGGAAAGCCCTGTTTAAACGCATGGCACCGGTGACCATTGTTTACTTCTGCTATGGCTGGACGCTCTGGTTATTTCTGTCGTGGATCCCTCAGTACTTTTTGCACAGCTACAACATGGACTTGAAGAAATCGGCGGTGTTTGCATCGGCAGTATTCTTCGCCGGTGTGATCGGCGATACGGTGGGTGGCGTCATTACGGACAAGCTGTTGATCAAAACCGGGTCGCTGAAGAAGTCCCGCAGTTGGATGGTTGCGATCTGCATGTTCCTGACGTTGGCGTGCCTGATGCCCGTGATGTTCAACCACAACATGTACATCTCAATGGCCTGCCTGGCGGGTGGTTTCTTCTTCGCCGAAATGATGATTGGTCCAATGTGGGCGATCCCGATGGACATCGCGCCGGAGTTCAGCGGCACCGCGAGCGGCATCATGAGCACCGGCTCTGCCGCCGCCGCAATCCTTTCACCAGTGGTTTCCGGCTATTTGATCGACCGCTATGGCAGCTGGGATTTGCCCTTTGTCGGCAGCATGCTGCTGATGGCCATCGGCGTTATTCTGGCGTTTCGCATGAAGCCCGAGAACAAGTTCGAATGCGTGACTAACCTGCCTTCCGAGGTAGACGAGCAGCACCCGCAACGGCCTTCGGTTATTGTCGGCAAATGA
- a CDS encoding catalase family protein codes for MTTLLNVQPLPFEPSFEQIPEDESQTSQALAETMRSILETTYHDYGHAVRGVHAKAHGLLYGEIQILDGLPAALAQGAFANPVKLPVVLRFSTNPGDILDDKVSAPRGLAIKMIGVEGSRLPDSEGDITQDFVLQNAKAFTAADPKAFLRTLKMLAATTDKAPESKKAFSALLRGVESIVEAVGGESGTLKSLGGHPITNLLGETYYSVVPFLYGAYYAKLSIVPVSPELTALTDKEVDVADKPDGLREAVQDFFSSNGGTWEVRIQLATNLEKMPIEDASVQWPEDVSPFIAVARIDVPKQQSWSKRREADIDEGMAFSPWHGLEAHRPLGGIMRARKPSYELSSRFRSQRNGCPIHEPRELNEN; via the coding sequence ATGACAACGCTTCTTAACGTTCAGCCGTTACCGTTTGAACCTTCTTTTGAGCAAATACCGGAAGACGAATCACAGACCAGCCAAGCGTTGGCCGAAACCATGCGCTCCATTCTGGAAACCACTTATCACGACTACGGCCACGCCGTGCGCGGCGTGCATGCCAAAGCCCATGGGTTGTTGTATGGGGAAATTCAGATTCTCGACGGCTTGCCTGCAGCACTGGCCCAAGGCGCATTTGCCAACCCCGTCAAACTGCCGGTGGTTTTGCGTTTCTCAACCAATCCCGGCGATATTCTCGATGACAAAGTATCGGCGCCCCGTGGCCTGGCGATCAAAATGATCGGCGTAGAAGGCAGCCGTCTGCCCGACAGCGAGGGTGATATTACTCAGGACTTTGTGCTGCAAAACGCCAAGGCCTTCACCGCCGCTGACCCCAAGGCATTCCTGAGAACCTTGAAAATGTTGGCCGCAACCACCGACAAGGCACCGGAGTCAAAAAAGGCCTTTTCCGCCTTGCTCAGGGGCGTGGAAAGTATCGTCGAAGCGGTAGGTGGTGAGAGCGGCACACTCAAAAGCTTGGGCGGTCACCCCATTACCAATCTCTTGGGCGAAACGTATTACAGCGTGGTGCCGTTTTTGTACGGTGCGTATTACGCAAAATTAAGCATCGTTCCGGTATCGCCCGAGCTGACTGCATTGACCGACAAAGAAGTCGACGTCGCAGACAAGCCCGATGGCCTGCGCGAAGCGGTTCAGGATTTCTTTTCGAGCAACGGAGGAACCTGGGAAGTACGGATTCAGTTGGCCACGAATTTAGAGAAGATGCCGATTGAAGACGCGTCAGTCCAATGGCCAGAAGACGTCAGTCCGTTTATAGCCGTCGCTCGAATCGACGTTCCGAAACAACAGTCATGGTCTAAACGTCGTGAAGCGGACATAGATGAAGGCATGGCCTTCAGCCCATGGCATGGTTTGGAGGCTCATCGTCCATTGGGCGGCATCATGCGGGCGCGCAAACCGTCGTATGAATTGTCATCGCGTTTTCGGAGTCAACGCAACGGCTGCCCCATTCATGAACCCCGTGAACTCAACGAAAATTGA